A single window of Microbacterium croceum DNA harbors:
- a CDS encoding ABC transporter permease has protein sequence MYGTYLRRELAGRKKQTMIVAIGLAIAIALVIIVNALTAGVRDAQAQALESVYGVGTDLTVTGAAAEPGEGGGPRFEFDADSGETDGDTTTLNQSRLSTDFTRGTLDASVLDTVASTDGVAAAAGALSLTNSTFSGELPSGGFGPPDDAEGGMPAEGQAPPAGGADGAGGGAFDVDSFSVLGIDPAATAIGPLASVEVSDGRAFEGDDSGALVALVDSTYATTNEIAVGDTIDVAGSDVEVVGILTSTSGTADTAANVYLPLDIAQELAGVDDVISTVYVQADSAASIDSVQAALADELPDATVTSEAELASTVSGSLSSATSLITNLGTWLSIIVLAVAVLLSVLLTLSGVGRRTREFGTLKAIGWSNGRVVRQVAGESMVQGLIGGAVGLVLGIAGIVAINIIRPTVAATTASSTPAGPGGMGGGPTGGAGGPMFQATQAADIVLQAPFTPWVLVAAVGLAVLGGLIAGAFGGWRAARLSPAEALRSVA, from the coding sequence ATGTACGGAACATATCTGCGGCGCGAACTCGCCGGCCGCAAGAAGCAGACCATGATCGTCGCGATCGGGTTGGCGATAGCGATCGCCCTCGTGATCATCGTGAACGCGCTCACCGCCGGTGTGCGCGATGCCCAGGCGCAGGCCCTGGAATCCGTGTACGGCGTCGGCACCGACCTCACCGTCACCGGCGCCGCCGCTGAGCCGGGGGAGGGTGGTGGCCCCCGGTTCGAGTTCGATGCGGACTCCGGAGAGACCGACGGCGACACCACGACGCTGAACCAGTCGAGGCTCAGCACCGACTTCACGCGGGGCACGCTCGACGCCTCCGTGCTCGACACGGTCGCCTCCACCGACGGGGTGGCTGCAGCGGCCGGTGCGTTGAGCCTCACGAACTCCACGTTCTCCGGCGAGCTTCCCAGCGGCGGCTTCGGCCCGCCGGATGACGCAGAAGGCGGCATGCCGGCAGAAGGCCAGGCACCGCCGGCCGGCGGAGCGGACGGCGCCGGTGGAGGTGCTTTCGATGTCGACTCGTTCTCGGTGCTCGGCATCGATCCCGCAGCGACGGCCATCGGCCCACTCGCCTCCGTCGAGGTCAGCGACGGCCGTGCGTTCGAGGGCGACGACAGCGGCGCCCTCGTCGCCCTCGTCGACAGCACCTACGCCACGACGAACGAGATCGCGGTCGGTGACACCATCGACGTCGCCGGCTCCGATGTCGAGGTCGTCGGCATCCTCACCTCCACGTCCGGCACCGCCGACACCGCGGCGAACGTCTACCTCCCTCTCGACATCGCGCAAGAGCTCGCGGGGGTGGACGACGTCATCTCCACGGTCTACGTGCAGGCGGACTCTGCAGCCTCGATCGACTCCGTTCAGGCAGCGCTCGCCGATGAGCTGCCCGATGCGACGGTCACCTCCGAGGCCGAACTCGCGTCGACCGTCTCCGGCTCGCTCTCCAGCGCCACGTCTCTCATCACCAATCTCGGTACCTGGCTCTCGATCATCGTGCTCGCGGTCGCCGTGCTGCTGTCGGTGCTGCTCACCCTCTCGGGCGTCGGGCGACGCACCCGTGAGTTCGGAACGCTCAAGGCGATCGGCTGGTCGAACGGCCGCGTCGTGCGTCAAGTGGCCGGTGAATCCATGGTGCAGGGCCTCATCGGCGGCGCCGTCGGACTCGTGCTCGGCATCGCGGGCATCGTGGCGATCAACATCATCCGTCCGACTGTGGCGGCGACGACCGCCAGTTCGACTCCGGCGGGCCCCGGAGGAATGGGCGGCGGTCCCACCGGCGGCGCAGGGGGTCCGATGTTCCAGGCCACCCAGGCGGCGGACATCGTCTTGCAGGCGCCGTTCACTCCGTGGGTGCTGGTCGCAGCCGTCGGACTCGCCGTGCTCGGCGGACTGATCGCCGGAGCGTTCGGCGGATGGCGCGCCGCGCGACTCAGCCCGGCTGAGGCGCTCCGGTCGGTGGCCTGA
- a CDS encoding ABC transporter ATP-binding protein gives MTIADLAPTAPTTEENRPLYRATGVTRTYAQKGRTVKALTGVDLEIMPGEFVTIQGPTGGGKSTLLQLLGALDSPSTGSLLLNGKELATASAKELGRIRAEEIGFVFQGFNLIPTLTAAENVNMALEPMRLDKAERLRRVVEALAHVGLADRGDHLPTELSGGQQQRVAIARAIVKRPRVLLADEPTGNLDESMRDEILALLESLCAEGITMILVTHDSAVARRATRRLRLSKGTVQDITR, from the coding sequence ATGACCATTGCAGACCTGGCGCCCACGGCGCCGACGACAGAAGAGAACCGACCGCTGTATCGCGCGACGGGCGTCACTCGCACCTACGCGCAGAAGGGGCGGACGGTGAAGGCGCTGACCGGGGTGGACCTGGAGATCATGCCCGGAGAGTTCGTCACGATCCAGGGCCCGACCGGGGGAGGGAAGTCGACCCTGCTGCAGCTGCTCGGTGCTCTCGATTCTCCGTCGACGGGCTCGCTCCTGCTGAACGGAAAGGAGCTCGCGACCGCTTCGGCGAAGGAGCTCGGACGTATCCGGGCCGAGGAGATCGGTTTCGTCTTCCAGGGGTTCAATCTCATCCCCACGCTCACCGCCGCGGAGAACGTGAACATGGCTCTGGAGCCGATGAGGCTCGACAAGGCGGAGCGGCTGCGGCGGGTGGTCGAGGCGCTCGCGCACGTCGGGCTCGCGGACCGCGGGGATCATCTGCCCACCGAGCTCTCCGGCGGACAGCAGCAGCGTGTGGCGATCGCACGGGCGATCGTGAAGCGACCGCGCGTGCTGCTCGCGGATGAACCGACGGGCAACCTCGACGAGAGCATGCGTGACGAGATCCTCGCGCTGCTCGAGTCGCTGTGCGCGGAGGGCATCACGATGATCCTGGTCACCCACGATTCGGCAGTCGCCCGTCGTGCCACGCGGCGCCTCCGGCTCTCGAAGGGGACGGTGCAGGACATCACCCGCTGA
- the gndA gene encoding NADP-dependent phosphogluconate dehydrogenase — protein MPEASANIGVVGLAVMGSNLARNLASREGNTVAIFNRSYEKTQSLLDAHPEAEFVPAQTYQEFADSLQKPRTAIIMVKAGGPTDAVIDSLVEVFEPGDIIVDGGNAYFPDTIRREKAVRETGINFVGAGISGGEEGALLGPSIMPGGSDESWVTLGPILKSIAAVAEGEPCVTHVGHDGAGHFVKMVHNGIEYADMQLIAEAYDLIRRGTGKTPAEIAEIFAEWNRGELESYLIEITAEVLRQVDADTGKPLVDVILDQAGAKGTGAWTVQTALALGVPVSGIAEATFARSLSSHPEQRAVAGSLPGPDDAFTVADPDAFIEDVRLALYASKIVAYSQGFDEIRAGAAEYDWNIDLGAISKIWRGGCIIRAQFLNRIADAYAAEPALPVLLTAPYFTEAITRAQAAWRRVVIAAAAAGIPAPAFSSSLSYYDGIRADRLPAALVQGQRDFFGAHTYKRIDKPGTFHTQWSGDRTEIEAEDTH, from the coding sequence GTGCCCGAAGCATCAGCGAACATCGGAGTCGTCGGACTCGCCGTCATGGGGTCGAATCTCGCCCGCAACCTCGCCAGCCGCGAGGGGAACACGGTGGCGATCTTCAACCGCAGCTACGAGAAGACGCAGTCCCTTCTCGATGCGCACCCGGAGGCCGAGTTCGTCCCGGCCCAGACCTACCAGGAGTTCGCGGACAGCCTGCAGAAGCCGCGCACGGCGATCATCATGGTCAAGGCCGGTGGCCCCACCGACGCCGTGATCGACTCGCTGGTCGAGGTGTTCGAGCCCGGCGACATCATCGTCGACGGCGGCAACGCGTACTTCCCCGACACGATCCGCCGCGAGAAGGCCGTCCGCGAGACGGGCATCAACTTCGTCGGCGCCGGCATCTCCGGTGGTGAAGAAGGTGCCCTGCTGGGTCCGTCGATCATGCCCGGTGGCTCCGACGAGTCCTGGGTCACGCTCGGCCCGATCCTGAAGTCGATCGCCGCGGTCGCCGAGGGCGAGCCGTGCGTCACGCACGTCGGCCACGACGGCGCCGGCCACTTCGTGAAGATGGTGCACAACGGCATCGAATACGCCGACATGCAGCTGATCGCCGAGGCGTACGACCTGATCCGTCGCGGTACCGGCAAGACCCCCGCGGAGATCGCGGAGATCTTCGCGGAGTGGAACCGCGGCGAACTCGAGTCGTACCTGATCGAGATCACCGCCGAGGTGCTTCGCCAGGTCGACGCCGACACCGGCAAGCCGCTGGTCGACGTGATCCTCGACCAGGCCGGCGCCAAGGGCACGGGCGCCTGGACGGTGCAGACCGCACTCGCCCTCGGCGTTCCCGTGTCCGGTATCGCGGAAGCCACCTTCGCCCGGTCGCTGTCGTCCCACCCGGAACAGCGCGCCGTCGCCGGATCGCTCCCCGGCCCGGACGACGCCTTCACGGTCGCCGACCCGGACGCGTTCATCGAGGACGTGCGCCTGGCCCTGTACGCGTCCAAGATCGTCGCCTACTCGCAGGGATTCGATGAGATCCGTGCCGGTGCCGCTGAATACGACTGGAACATCGACCTCGGAGCCATCTCGAAGATCTGGCGCGGCGGGTGCATCATCCGCGCCCAGTTCCTCAACCGCATCGCCGACGCGTACGCCGCCGAGCCTGCACTGCCGGTGCTGCTCACCGCCCCGTACTTCACCGAGGCCATCACCCGTGCCCAGGCCGCGTGGCGCCGCGTCGTCATCGCCGCCGCGGCCGCCGGCATCCCCGCCCCCGCGTTCTCGTCCTCGCTGTCGTACTACGACGGCATCCGGGCCGACCGGCTCCCCGCCGCTCTCGTGCAGGGGCAGCGCGACTTCTTCGGTGCACACACCTACAAGCGCATCGACAAGCCGGGCACGTTCCACACCCAGTGGTCCGGCGACCGCACCGAGATCGAAGCAGAAGACACCCACTGA
- a CDS encoding fumarylacetoacetate hydrolase family protein has product MRIVRVATSAGPRFARLEGSGFVPIEDPFLAAAEGRLPSDAGGPVDGAIIAPVDPLVVVGIAQNGPAHPSPVQAWLKSPRTVVGSGTAVRVRRDAGTPVAEGEIAVVIARPTIGLTVENAHEFVLGVTAVNDLSSPDRGQWDPRNFESKSGDGYTPLGPWIETGADIDDVELELLVDDVVVCATGSRDLPMSIRECLAYVASWSPLGPGDVVMTGAPRAQTAVAHGQTVTVRVARMELVTPLV; this is encoded by the coding sequence ATGCGCATCGTGCGGGTCGCGACGTCGGCGGGTCCGCGCTTCGCCAGGCTCGAGGGCTCGGGCTTCGTCCCCATCGAGGATCCGTTCCTCGCGGCTGCCGAGGGCCGCCTGCCCTCGGATGCCGGAGGCCCCGTCGACGGCGCGATCATCGCCCCCGTCGATCCCCTCGTCGTGGTGGGCATCGCACAGAACGGTCCGGCGCATCCCTCGCCGGTGCAGGCCTGGCTGAAGAGCCCACGCACCGTCGTCGGCTCCGGCACCGCGGTGCGAGTCCGGAGAGACGCGGGAACCCCGGTCGCGGAAGGCGAGATCGCCGTCGTGATCGCACGGCCCACGATCGGTCTCACCGTGGAGAACGCACACGAGTTCGTGCTCGGGGTCACAGCGGTCAACGACCTCTCCAGCCCCGATCGGGGGCAGTGGGACCCGCGCAACTTCGAATCGAAGTCGGGGGACGGGTACACGCCGCTCGGGCCGTGGATCGAGACCGGGGCCGACATCGACGACGTCGAGCTGGAGCTGCTGGTCGACGACGTCGTGGTGTGCGCGACGGGCAGTCGCGACCTGCCGATGTCGATCCGTGAGTGCCTGGCCTACGTCGCCTCGTGGTCGCCGCTCGGCCCCGGCGATGTCGTCATGACCGGAGCCCCTCGCGCGCAGACCGCGGTGGCCCATGGTCAGACGGTCACTGTGCGGGTTGCGAGAATGGAACTGGTCACTCCGCTGGTGTGA
- a CDS encoding response regulator transcription factor → MSNDLPELRRPDGSPLRILAVDDEQMLTDLLAMALRMEGWEVRTASSGLEALQVAREFEPDALVLDIMMPDLDGMAVLKRLRESGNLVPVLFLTAKDAVGDRVAGLTAGGDDYVTKPFSLEEVIARLRAIIRRTGHATADDGQSILRVADLTLNEDSHEVMRDGTEIDLTATEFELLRYLMRNERRVLSKAQILDRVWSYDFGGKSSVVELYISYLRKKIDAGRTPLLHTVRGVGYMIKAPQ, encoded by the coding sequence ATGAGCAACGACCTCCCCGAACTGCGCCGCCCCGACGGCTCCCCCCTGCGCATCCTCGCCGTCGATGACGAGCAGATGCTCACCGATCTTCTCGCGATGGCGCTGCGGATGGAGGGCTGGGAGGTGCGCACGGCCTCATCCGGCCTCGAAGCGCTCCAGGTCGCCCGCGAGTTCGAACCCGACGCCCTCGTGCTCGACATCATGATGCCCGATCTCGACGGCATGGCCGTGCTGAAGAGGCTGCGCGAATCCGGGAACCTCGTGCCCGTGCTGTTCCTGACCGCGAAGGATGCCGTCGGCGATCGCGTCGCCGGCCTGACCGCGGGCGGCGACGACTACGTCACCAAGCCTTTCAGCCTGGAGGAGGTGATCGCGCGACTGCGCGCCATCATCCGTCGCACCGGCCACGCCACCGCCGACGACGGTCAGTCGATCCTCCGTGTCGCCGACCTCACCCTCAACGAAGACAGCCATGAGGTCATGCGCGACGGCACCGAGATCGACCTCACCGCGACCGAGTTCGAACTGCTCCGCTACCTGATGCGCAACGAGCGCCGAGTGCTGTCGAAGGCGCAGATCCTCGACCGCGTGTGGAGCTACGACTTCGGCGGCAAGTCGTCCGTCGTCGAGCTGTACATCTCGTACCTGCGCAAGAAGATCGACGCGGGGCGCACACCGCTGTTGCACACCGTTCGCGGCGTCGGCTACATGATCAAGGCGCCTCAGTGA
- a CDS encoding sensor histidine kinase, whose translation MTAVIGFVSLILVIVAVITSALLTTTMEQQLDEKLYTNARGLSTLVEQVPPSKATVDNVLPAQLPPVSPGLLFAVFSQVTGASGVIISTDEGAITGTATTLTNAQLAQIATALGTEHIANATIENVGSYRVAVSTTPSGVLIVTGLPRDDIQNQLATLLTVIALATLGGLILLALTTAITIRVSLRPLRAVAATAMRVANQPLDRGEVTITERIPASQSDPRTETGLVGASLNTLLDHVDASLAARQKNEERMRRFVADASHELRTPLASIRGYSELSLRALSKQSPEEAIEGTTSSLERIQAQSLRMTRLVEDLLLLARLDEGRELVYGTVDLAQLALEGLSDARPTAIDHEWSIEVPDEPVVIVGDAGRMHQVVANLLANARTHTPAGTVITLSVAQEDDEAVLRVHDNGPGIDPDVRDELFARFARGDSSRARQTGGTGLGLAIAKAIVEGHGGHITVASEPGDTTFTVRIPVNPTHSAASDSAS comes from the coding sequence ATGACCGCCGTGATCGGGTTCGTCTCGCTCATCCTCGTGATCGTCGCCGTGATCACCAGTGCACTGCTGACCACCACCATGGAGCAGCAGCTCGACGAGAAGCTCTATACCAACGCCCGCGGTCTCAGCACCTTGGTGGAGCAGGTACCGCCGAGCAAGGCGACCGTCGACAACGTGCTGCCTGCACAGCTCCCTCCCGTGTCGCCGGGCCTGCTGTTCGCGGTCTTCAGCCAGGTCACGGGAGCGAGCGGTGTGATCATCTCGACGGACGAGGGCGCCATCACCGGCACGGCGACGACGCTGACCAATGCGCAGCTCGCGCAGATCGCCACGGCGCTCGGCACCGAGCACATCGCGAACGCCACGATCGAGAACGTCGGCTCCTATCGCGTCGCCGTCAGCACGACGCCGAGCGGTGTCCTGATCGTGACGGGACTCCCCCGCGACGACATCCAGAACCAGCTCGCGACCCTGCTCACGGTGATCGCGCTGGCGACGCTCGGCGGACTCATCCTGCTCGCACTGACCACGGCGATCACGATCAGGGTCAGCCTCCGACCGCTGCGAGCGGTGGCCGCCACGGCGATGCGCGTCGCGAATCAACCGCTCGACCGCGGCGAAGTGACCATCACGGAACGCATCCCGGCGTCCCAATCCGATCCCCGCACCGAGACCGGGCTTGTGGGCGCGTCCCTGAACACGCTGCTGGATCACGTCGATGCCTCGCTCGCCGCGCGGCAGAAGAACGAAGAGCGGATGCGGCGCTTCGTCGCCGATGCCAGCCACGAACTACGGACGCCGCTGGCTTCCATCCGCGGATACTCCGAACTCTCCCTCCGCGCACTGAGCAAGCAGTCGCCGGAGGAGGCGATCGAGGGCACCACGTCATCGCTCGAGCGCATCCAGGCCCAGTCGCTGCGGATGACCCGCCTCGTCGAGGATCTGCTGCTGCTGGCACGCCTCGATGAGGGGCGAGAACTCGTCTACGGCACGGTCGACCTGGCCCAGCTCGCTCTCGAAGGCCTCTCAGACGCCCGCCCGACGGCAATCGATCATGAGTGGAGCATCGAGGTTCCGGACGAGCCTGTCGTGATCGTCGGCGACGCCGGACGTATGCATCAGGTCGTGGCGAATCTGCTCGCCAACGCGCGCACACACACCCCCGCCGGCACCGTGATCACCCTGAGCGTCGCCCAGGAGGATGACGAGGCCGTGCTCCGCGTGCACGACAACGGACCCGGTATCGACCCCGATGTGCGCGACGAGCTCTTCGCGCGCTTCGCCCGCGGCGACAGCTCCCGTGCCAGGCAGACCGGCGGTACGGGACTCGGGCTCGCCATCGCAAAGGCGATCGTGGAGGGTCACGGCGGTCACATCACCGTTGCCAGCGAGCCGGGCGACACCACCTTCACGGTGCGGATCCCGGTGAACCCGACCCACAGCGCGGCATCCGATTCCGCGTCCTGA
- a CDS encoding NAD(P)-dependent oxidoreductase translates to MNASTADVGVIGLGVMGRPMADHLLAARGHLVIHARRPQPELVAAGATWAETPRALASSVDVLLVMLPDLPQLEELLDGPDGLLAGSGELLVLIGSTSSAPAVRRLAERLHDETEGRVRIVDCPVSGGEDGAIAGTLSIMLGGADDDAAIAAEVLAACGSPVHLGPLGAGEVAKACNQLVVSATILALGEATVLAERSGLDLDALWSLLGGGYAGSRLLDSRKEKLVSGDDSPSGIAQYMVKDLGYAADIADATGTATILLPTLRAAFQEIVADGLGDRDISVTRRFVANRDTAAP, encoded by the coding sequence ATGAATGCCTCCACCGCCGACGTCGGCGTCATCGGTCTCGGCGTCATGGGTCGCCCCATGGCCGATCATCTCCTGGCCGCCCGCGGTCACCTCGTGATCCACGCGCGCCGCCCCCAACCCGAACTCGTCGCTGCAGGAGCGACCTGGGCGGAGACGCCACGCGCGCTCGCCTCCAGCGTAGACGTCCTGCTCGTGATGCTCCCCGATCTCCCGCAGCTCGAGGAGTTGCTCGACGGGCCGGACGGCCTGCTCGCAGGTTCGGGCGAGCTGCTGGTCCTGATCGGCTCGACCTCCTCCGCACCTGCTGTGCGGAGACTGGCCGAACGCCTGCACGATGAGACCGAGGGGCGCGTGCGCATCGTGGACTGCCCGGTGTCGGGCGGAGAGGATGGCGCGATCGCCGGAACGCTGTCGATCATGCTCGGGGGCGCGGACGACGACGCCGCGATCGCCGCCGAGGTGCTCGCGGCGTGCGGCTCCCCTGTCCACCTCGGCCCCCTGGGTGCCGGCGAGGTCGCCAAGGCCTGCAATCAGCTCGTCGTCTCGGCGACGATCCTGGCGCTCGGCGAGGCCACCGTCCTCGCCGAGCGATCTGGTCTCGACCTCGACGCGCTCTGGTCGCTGCTCGGCGGCGGGTACGCCGGCTCCCGCCTGCTCGACTCGCGCAAGGAGAAGCTCGTCTCCGGCGACGACTCCCCCAGCGGGATCGCGCAGTACATGGTGAAGGACCTCGGGTACGCCGCCGACATCGCCGATGCCACCGGGACGGCGACGATCCTGCTGCCCACCCTCCGCGCGGCGTTCCAGGAGATCGTCGCGGACGGCCTCGGCGACCGCGACATCAGCGTCACACGCCGCTTCGTCGCGAACCGTGACACAGCGGCACCCTGA
- a CDS encoding MFS transporter, with translation MAVTKTSTPAEAVPDDPEYAANLRRATLASSIGSALEYFDFALYGLSTALIFNVLFFSQDDPAMATVAAFATFGVGFLARPFGGLFFGVLGDKLGRKWVLVATILLMGGASTAIGLLPTYEAIGLWAPVLLVLMRLLQGFGAGAEQAGATVLMAEYAPVKRRGFFSALPFIGIQAGTLLAAVVFSLITLLPEDQLLSWGWRVPFLASFVLILLALFIRMRLRETPTFVELEKHEQIAERPIRDIFTHGLPGVIVGIGLRMAENGGSYMFNTLGLAFFVAVAGDTADRSLLTWGVTLGSLIGIFSVPLTGHLSDRFGRRTVYRFGAVFMLIYTFPAWWLLSLGNHAIAIGAIAIGIGVAVNSMLGPQCAMLPELFGNRHRYLGVAMAREISAVLAGGLAGVLGAYLIAVTGGNWVLLAIYMAVLALITTASTFLAPETLRRDLTRIDDAIKVSRGEGGDDVFATTVSIAAVGR, from the coding sequence ATGGCAGTGACCAAGACCAGCACCCCCGCCGAAGCAGTGCCGGATGACCCGGAGTACGCGGCGAATCTGCGCAGGGCGACGCTCGCCTCGAGCATCGGCAGCGCACTGGAGTACTTCGATTTCGCCCTGTACGGGCTCTCGACGGCCCTGATCTTCAATGTCCTGTTCTTCTCGCAGGACGACCCCGCCATGGCGACGGTCGCGGCGTTCGCGACGTTCGGCGTCGGCTTCCTGGCGCGCCCGTTCGGCGGTCTGTTCTTCGGCGTGCTCGGTGACAAGCTCGGACGCAAGTGGGTGCTGGTCGCCACCATCCTGCTCATGGGAGGGGCATCGACCGCCATCGGACTGCTGCCCACCTACGAGGCCATCGGACTCTGGGCGCCGGTCCTGCTGGTGCTGATGCGACTGCTGCAGGGGTTCGGCGCCGGTGCCGAGCAGGCGGGTGCGACCGTCCTGATGGCCGAGTACGCACCGGTCAAGCGCCGCGGATTCTTCTCCGCGCTGCCGTTCATCGGCATCCAAGCGGGCACCCTGCTCGCGGCCGTCGTGTTCAGCCTGATCACGCTGCTCCCGGAGGACCAGCTGCTGAGCTGGGGCTGGCGCGTTCCGTTCCTGGCATCGTTCGTGCTGATCCTCCTCGCCCTCTTCATCCGCATGCGCCTGCGCGAGACGCCGACCTTCGTCGAGCTCGAGAAGCACGAGCAGATCGCGGAACGGCCCATCCGCGACATCTTCACGCACGGTCTGCCCGGCGTCATCGTCGGCATCGGCCTGCGGATGGCCGAGAACGGCGGTTCGTACATGTTCAACACGCTGGGGCTGGCGTTCTTCGTGGCCGTCGCCGGCGACACCGCCGATCGGAGCCTGCTCACCTGGGGCGTCACGCTCGGGTCGCTGATCGGCATCTTCTCGGTGCCCCTCACCGGGCATCTGTCCGATCGCTTCGGCCGTCGCACCGTGTACCGCTTCGGTGCGGTGTTCATGCTGATCTACACGTTCCCTGCGTGGTGGCTGCTGTCGCTCGGCAACCACGCGATCGCCATCGGCGCGATCGCGATCGGCATCGGCGTCGCGGTGAACAGCATGCTCGGACCGCAGTGTGCCATGCTCCCTGAGCTGTTCGGCAACCGTCACCGCTACCTCGGCGTCGCGATGGCCCGAGAGATCTCCGCGGTGCTGGCCGGTGGCCTCGCCGGAGTGCTCGGCGCCTATCTGATCGCCGTCACCGGCGGCAACTGGGTGCTGCTCGCGATCTATATGGCCGTGCTCGCGCTGATCACCACCGCCTCCACGTTCCTCGCTCCCGAGACTCTGCGTCGCGACCTCACGCGTATCGACGACGCGATCAAGGTGTCTCGCGGCGAGGGTGGCGATGACGTGTTCGCGACGACCGTGTCGATCGCGGCGGTCGGTCGATGA
- a CDS encoding IclR family transcriptional regulator codes for MDDDSREGRDPAPAVTRSIRLLGLLAEAGGPRTLTELAGDLGLAKSSTANLCLALEGGGMIERTPQGYRLGLRTAELGGAFAAQFNQVREFYSVCEASPVLHTELVQVAMLDGSDALYLARHEGSQSLRLGTPLGSRLPAPLSATGRALLSAMTDAEVIALLGEGAVFPALTERSTTTMSALLDVLQAARRRGWSIDAEESLRGVVGVAVPLSAWAPSDPPLALGVAIRAGEADYERIERVGGALREAAAVLTNPFSAAARR; via the coding sequence ATGGATGACGATAGTCGCGAGGGACGCGATCCCGCACCGGCGGTGACGCGCAGCATCCGTCTGCTGGGACTGCTCGCCGAGGCGGGAGGTCCGCGCACGCTCACCGAGCTCGCGGGTGATCTCGGGCTGGCGAAGTCGTCGACCGCGAACCTCTGCCTCGCCCTCGAGGGTGGGGGCATGATCGAGCGGACCCCGCAGGGCTACCGTCTCGGGCTGCGCACCGCCGAACTGGGGGGCGCCTTCGCCGCGCAGTTCAATCAGGTGCGTGAGTTCTACAGCGTCTGCGAAGCGTCGCCGGTGCTGCACACCGAGCTGGTGCAGGTCGCCATGCTCGACGGCTCCGATGCCCTGTACCTCGCGCGCCACGAGGGCTCGCAGTCGCTGCGGCTCGGTACGCCGCTCGGATCGCGCCTGCCGGCACCGCTCTCGGCGACCGGGCGCGCGCTGCTGTCCGCGATGACCGATGCCGAGGTCATCGCACTGTTGGGCGAGGGCGCCGTGTTCCCCGCGCTCACCGAGCGCAGCACCACCACGATGAGTGCGCTGTTGGACGTGCTCCAGGCGGCGCGACGCCGCGGCTGGTCCATCGATGCCGAGGAGTCGCTGCGCGGCGTCGTCGGCGTGGCGGTGCCGCTGAGCGCCTGGGCGCCGTCCGATCCGCCGCTCGCTCTCGGTGTGGCGATCAGGGCGGGCGAGGCGGATTACGAGCGCATCGAACGTGTCGGCGGAGCGCTCCGCGAGGCTGCCGCCGTCCTCACGAACCCGTTCAGCGCCGCCGCCCGGCGCTGA
- a CDS encoding D-2-hydroxyacid dehydrogenase, whose protein sequence is MAGTENRLRVVVAVPLREELCRLIEELEPRIELIRDHTLLPPMRGPADWSGDPEFVRAPEQQEAFEALVDSADALFGIPDVSASELARTVDANPGLRWVMTTAAGGGGTVKAADLDRAALDRVVFTTSAGVHGGPLAEFAVFGVIAGAKGLPRLLADQSSRTWPDRWEMRQVDEMTVLVVGLGGIGVECARRFSALGARVWGTTRSGDAVEHVERLVPLDQLVAAVAEVDAIVVTLPGTAQTHHLIDAEVLAAVKPGAIIASVGRGTVIDEEALLAALDDERISFAALDVFEQEPLEESSPLWTHPRVLVSPHTAALNSKEEERIARRFAENAARLLDGEPLRAVVDTVEFY, encoded by the coding sequence ATGGCCGGAACCGAGAACCGCTTGCGTGTCGTCGTGGCGGTGCCGTTGCGCGAGGAGCTCTGCCGATTGATCGAGGAGCTCGAACCGCGGATCGAGCTCATCCGCGATCACACGCTGCTTCCGCCGATGCGCGGTCCGGCCGATTGGTCGGGCGACCCGGAGTTCGTCCGCGCGCCTGAGCAGCAGGAGGCGTTCGAAGCGCTGGTGGATTCGGCGGATGCGCTCTTCGGCATCCCCGATGTCTCGGCATCAGAGCTGGCGCGCACCGTCGATGCGAACCCCGGCCTTCGCTGGGTGATGACCACGGCCGCCGGTGGCGGTGGCACCGTGAAGGCTGCTGACCTGGACCGCGCGGCGCTGGATCGTGTCGTCTTCACCACGAGCGCCGGCGTGCATGGTGGTCCGCTGGCGGAGTTCGCGGTGTTCGGGGTCATCGCCGGGGCCAAGGGGTTGCCTCGGCTGCTCGCCGATCAGTCCAGCCGCACGTGGCCTGACCGCTGGGAGATGCGTCAGGTCGACGAGATGACCGTCCTGGTCGTCGGCCTCGGCGGGATCGGCGTGGAGTGCGCTCGTCGGTTCTCCGCGCTCGGCGCGAGGGTCTGGGGCACGACGCGCTCCGGGGACGCGGTCGAGCACGTCGAGCGGCTCGTGCCGCTCGATCAGCTCGTGGCCGCCGTCGCGGAGGTCGATGCGATCGTCGTGACGCTTCCCGGCACCGCCCAGACGCACCACCTGATCGACGCCGAGGTGCTCGCCGCGGTGAAGCCCGGCGCGATCATCGCGAGCGTCGGACGCGGCACGGTCATCGACGAGGAGGCGCTGCTGGCGGCGCTCGACGATGAGCGGATCTCCTTCGCGGCGTTGGACGTCTTCGAGCAGGAGCCGCTCGAGGAGTCGTCGCCGCTGTGGACGCATCCGCGCGTGCTGGTCAGCCCGCACACAGCAGCGCTCAACTCGAAGGAGGAGGAGCGGATCGCACGCCGCTTCGCCGAGAACGCGGCGCGCCTGTTGGATGGCGAGCCGCTGCGCGCGGTCGTCGATACGGTCGAGTTCTACTGA